A region from the Nostoc sp. HK-01 genome encodes:
- a CDS encoding acetolactate synthase encodes MNTAELLVKCLENEGVEYVFGLPGEENLHVLEALKHSSIKFITTRHEQGAAFMADVYGRLTGKAGVCLSTLGPGATNLMTGVADANLDGAPLVAITGQVGTDRMHIESHQYLDLVAMFAPVTKWNKQIVRPSITPEVVRKAFKRSQTEKPGAVHIDLPENIAAMPVEGKPLQRDKIEKTYASFASIRAAAAMISQAVNPLILVGNGAIRGQASDAVTQFATQMNIPVANTFMGKGVIPYTHPLALWSVGLQQRDFITCGFDNTDLVIAIGYDLIEFSPKKWNPEGKIPIVHISTAAAEIDSSYVSNVEVIGDISDSLSEILKVADRQGKSNPYAISLRGEIKADYEQYANDEGYPIKPQKLIYDLRQVMGPDDIVISDVGAHKMWMARHYHCHSPNTCIISNGFAAMGIAIPGALAAKLVYPNRKIVAVTGDGGFMMNCQELETALRVGTPFVTLIFNDGGYGLIEWKQENHFGKGNSSFVHFGNPDFVKFAESMGLKGYRVESSLDLIPILKEALAQDVPAVIDCPVDYRENRRFTQKAGELSCGV; translated from the coding sequence ATGAATACAGCAGAATTATTAGTCAAGTGTTTAGAAAATGAAGGAGTCGAATATGTTTTTGGACTCCCTGGTGAGGAAAATTTACACGTTTTAGAAGCATTAAAACATTCTTCAATTAAATTTATTACGACTCGTCATGAACAAGGTGCGGCTTTTATGGCCGATGTCTACGGACGTTTAACCGGAAAAGCAGGGGTTTGCCTTTCTACCCTTGGCCCTGGCGCAACAAATCTGATGACTGGTGTAGCGGATGCAAATCTTGATGGTGCGCCTTTGGTGGCAATTACTGGGCAAGTGGGAACCGATAGAATGCACATTGAATCTCACCAATATTTAGATTTAGTGGCAATGTTTGCCCCGGTAACTAAGTGGAATAAGCAGATTGTTCGCCCAAGTATTACACCAGAAGTAGTCCGGAAAGCCTTCAAGCGATCGCAAACCGAAAAACCCGGCGCAGTCCACATAGATTTACCAGAAAATATTGCTGCTATGCCCGTTGAAGGTAAACCTTTACAGCGGGATAAAATTGAAAAAACCTACGCCTCTTTTGCCAGCATCCGCGCCGCCGCCGCAATGATATCCCAAGCGGTGAATCCCCTAATTTTAGTTGGTAATGGTGCAATTCGCGGCCAAGCTAGTGATGCCGTGACCCAATTTGCCACGCAAATGAATATACCTGTGGCGAATACATTCATGGGTAAAGGCGTAATTCCTTACACTCATCCTTTAGCTTTATGGTCTGTGGGATTACAGCAACGGGACTTTATCACCTGCGGCTTTGATAATACAGATTTAGTCATTGCGATCGGCTACGATTTAATTGAATTTTCCCCGAAAAAATGGAATCCTGAAGGTAAGATTCCCATTGTGCATATTAGTACAGCTGCGGCGGAAATTGATAGTAGCTATGTTTCTAATGTAGAAGTCATCGGCGATATTTCTGACTCTCTCTCAGAAATTTTAAAAGTAGCCGATCGCCAAGGTAAATCTAATCCTTATGCTATTAGTTTACGTGGGGAAATTAAAGCCGATTATGAACAATACGCCAACGATGAAGGTTATCCTATTAAGCCGCAAAAATTAATTTATGACTTGCGGCAAGTTATGGGGCCAGATGATATCGTTATCTCTGACGTTGGCGCACACAAAATGTGGATGGCGCGTCATTATCATTGTCATAGTCCCAATACTTGCATTATTTCTAACGGTTTTGCAGCAATGGGTATTGCTATTCCTGGTGCTTTAGCGGCTAAACTCGTTTATCCCAACCGCAAAATTGTTGCCGTAACTGGTGACGGTGGCTTTATGATGAATTGCCAAGAATTAGAAACAGCTTTGCGTGTGGGTACTCCCTTCGTCACCTTGATATTTAATGATGGTGGCTATGGCTTAATTGAATGGAAACAAGAAAACCATTTTGGCAAAGGTAATTCATCCTTTGTACATTTTGGTAATCCTGATTTTGTCAAATTTGCTGAAAGTATGGGTTTAAAAGGTTATCGAGTGGAATCTAGTCTCGATTTAATACCTATACTCAAAGAAGCCTTAGCCCAGGATGTACCAGCTGTCATCGATTGTCCGGTAGACTACAGAGAAAATCGTCGCTTTACTCAAAAAGCTGGTGAGTTGAGTTGTGGTGTGTAG
- a CDS encoding nitrogen fixation protein: MAMQNAAKFFQAVKEDQAFQQKLKATANPEAFIKIAKEGGYDFTVEELEAEIDKLSAEDLAAIVNPGWGPRRHINPR; this comes from the coding sequence ATGGCAATGCAAAATGCTGCAAAATTTTTTCAAGCAGTCAAAGAAGACCAAGCATTTCAGCAAAAACTCAAGGCTACAGCTAACCCAGAAGCGTTTATTAAAATTGCTAAAGAAGGTGGCTATGATTTCACTGTTGAAGAACTAGAGGCTGAAATTGATAAATTGTCGGCAGAAGATTTAGCTGCTATTGTTAATCCAGGGTGGGGGCCTAGACGGCACATTAACCCTAGATAA